A DNA window from Gopherus evgoodei ecotype Sinaloan lineage chromosome 22, rGopEvg1_v1.p, whole genome shotgun sequence contains the following coding sequences:
- the EEF2 gene encoding elongation factor 2: protein MVNFTVDQIRSIMDKKANIRNMSVIAHVDHGKSTLTDSLVCKAGIIASARAGETRFTDTRKDEQERCITIKSTAISLFYELSENDMAFIKQSKDGSGFLINLIDSPGHVDFSSEVTAALRVTDGALVVVDCVSGVCVQTETVLRQAIAERIKPVLMMNKMDRALLELQLEPEELYQTFQRIVENVNVIISTYGEGESGPMGNIMIDPVLGTVGFGSGLHGWAFTLKQFAEMYVAKFAAKGDGQLSAAERAKKVEDMMKKLWGDRYFDPASGKFSKSATNPDGKKLPRTFCQLILDPIFKVFDAIMNFRKEETAKLIEKLDIKLDSEDKDKEGKPLLKAVMRRWLPAGEALLQMITIHLPSPVTAQKYRCELLYEGPPDDEAAMGIKNCDPKGPLMMYISKMVPTSDKGRFYAFGRVFSGLVSTGLKVRIMGPNYTPGKKEDLYLKPIQRTILMMGRYVEPIEDVPCGNIVGLVGVDQYLVKTGTITTFEHAHNMRVMKFSVSPVVRVAVEAKNPADLPKLVEGLKRLAKSDPMVQCIIEESGEHIIAGAGELHLEICLKDLEEDHACIPIKKSDPVVSYRETVSEESNVLCLSKSPNKHNRLYMKARPFPDGLAEDIDKGDVSSRQELKQRARYLAEKYEWDVTEARKIWCFGPDGTGPNILTDITKGVQYLNEIKDSVVAGFQWATKEGALCEENMRGVRFDVHDVTLHADAIHRGGGQIIPTARRCLYACVLTAQPRLMEPIYLVEIQCPEQVVGGIYGVLNRKRGHVFEESQVAGTPMFVVKAYLPVNESFGFTADLRSNTGGQAFPQCVFDHWQILPGDPFDNTSRPCQVVAETRKRKGLKEGIPALDNFLDKL from the exons ATG GTGAACTTCACAGTAGACCAGATTCGGTCCATTATGGACAAAAAGGCCAATATCCGAAACATGTCTGTGATTGCTCATGTGGACCATGGCAAATCCACCTTGACTGACTCCCTGGTATGCAAAGCTGGTATCATTGCTTCTGCCCGTGCTGGTGAGACCCGGTTCACCGACACGAGAAAAGATGAGCAGGAAAGGTGCATCACTATCAAGTCAAC AGCTATCTCTCTCTTCTACGAGCTGTCTGAAAATGACATGGCCTTCATCAAGCAAAGCAAGGATGGTTCTGGTTTCCTGATCAACTTGATTGACTCCCCTGGACACGTAGATTTCTCTTCTGAAGTCACAGCTGCTCTCCGTGTCACTGATGGTGCCCTGGTTGTTGTAGACTGTGTCTCTG GTGTGTGTGTACAGACCGAAACTGTGCTGCGACAGGCCATTGCTGAGAGGATCAAGCCTGTCCTGATGATGAACAAGATGGACAGGGCACTGCTGGAGCTGCAGTTGGAGCCAGAAGAGCTGTACCAGACCTTCCAGCGTATTGTGGAGAATGTCAACGTCATCATTTCTACCtatggggaaggagagagtggcCCCATGGGAAACATCATG ATTGATCCTGTGCTAGGTACAGTTGGCTTTGGTTCTGGCCTGCATGGCTGGGCTTTCACCCTGAAACAATTTGCTGAGATGTATGTTGCAAAGTTTGCTGCAAAGGGTGATGGGCAACTGAGTGCTGCTGAGCGTGCCAAGAAGGTAGAGGACATGATGAAGAAGCTGTGGGGAGACAG ATATTTTGATCCTGCTTCTGGCAAGTTCAGCAAATCTGCTACCAACCCTGATGGAAAGAAACTGCCCAGGACTTTCTGCCAGCTGATCCTAGACCCCATCTTCAAG GTTTTTGATGCAATCATGAACTTCAGGAAAGAGGAGACTGCTAAACTGATCGAGAAGCTAGACATCAAACTTGACAGTGAGGATAAAGACAAGGAGGGCAAACCCCTACTGAAG GCTGTGATGAGGCGCTGGCTGCCTGCCGGAGAAGCTCTGCTGCAGATGATCACCATCCACCTGCCTTCCCCTGTCACAGCTCAGAAATACCGCTGTGAGCTGCTGTACGAGGGCCCCCCTGATGACGAAGCTGCCATGG GTATAAAGAACTGTGACCCGAAAGGGCCCCTGATGATGTACATCTCTAAAATGGTGCCAACCTCAGACAAAGGTCGTTTCTATGCTTTTGGACGTGTCTTCTCTGGTCTCGTCTCTACTGGCTTGAAAGTCAGAATTATGGGACCAAATTACACTCCTGGCAAGAAGGAAGATCTGTATCTGAAACCAATCCAAAG GACCATTCTTATGATGGGCCGTTACGTTGAACCCATTGAGGACGTGCCTTGTGGTAACATCGTTGGGCTGGTCGGTGTTGACCAGTACCTGGTCAAGACCGGAACCATCACCACCTTTGAGCATGCTCATAACATGAGAGTGATGAAGTTCAGTGTCAGCCCTGTGGTGCGTGTGGCTGTTGAAGCAAAGAACCCAGCTGACCTGCCCAAGCTAGTAGAAGGACTGAAGCGTTTGGCCAAGTCTGACCCTATGGTGCAG TGTATCATTGAAGAGTCTGGAGAACACATCATTGCTGGTGCAGGAGAGCTGCATTTGGAGATCTGCCTGAAGGATCTGGAAGAGGACCATGCATGCATTCCAATTAAG AAATCTGACCCTGTCGTCTCTTACCGTGAGACAGTCAGTGAGGAATCCAATGTGCTGTGCCTTTCCAAATCCCCCAACAAGCACAACAGGCTGTACATGAAGGCCCGACCCTTCCCAGATGGATTGGCTGAGGATATCGACAAAGGCGACGTCTCGTCCCGTCAGGAGCTGAAGCAGCGTGCACGCTACCTAGCTGAGAAGTACGAGTGGGATGTCACTGAAGCCCGTAAAATCTGGTGCTTTGGTCCAGATGGCACTGGCCCCAACATCCTGACTGATATCACTAAGGGAGTGCAGTACCTGAATGAAATCAAGGACAGTGTTGTGGCTGGCTTCCAGTGGGCTACTAAGGAG GGAGCTCTGTGTGAAGAGAACATGCGCGGAGTCCGCTTTGATGTGCACGACGTGACCCTGCACGCTGATGCCATTCACCGTGGTGGTGGGCAGATCATCCCTACTGCCAGGAGGTGCCTGTATGCCTgtgtgctcactgctcagccAAGACTTATGGAGCCCATCTATCTTGTAGAGATCCAG TGTCCAGAACAAGTAGTTGGTGGGATCTATGGTGTCCTGAACAGGAAGCGTGGCCATGTCTTTGAGGAGTCCCAGGTGGCAGGCACTCCCATGTTTGTTGTTAAGGCCTACCTGCCTGTCAACGAGTCTTTTG GTTTTACAGCTGACTTGAGATCCAACACAGGTGGCCAGGCCTTCCCCCAGTGTGTGTTCGACCACTGGCAGATCCTGCCTGGGGACCCCTTTGACAACACTAGCCGTCCTTGCCAGGTGGTTGCTGAGACCCGCAAACGCAAAGGGCTGAAGGAAGGTATCCCGGCACTAGACAACTTCCTAGACAAATTGTAA